The nucleotide window GCGTCGTCGAGTTCGGCACCTCGTTCGCGACCTCCACCATCCAACTCGCCGCCGCGTTACGCGACAACGGCACCGGAACCGTCACCGGCACCGAACTCGACCCCGGCAAGGCGGAGTGGGCCCGCGCCAACCTCGCCGAGGCGGGACTGGCCGAGTACGCCACCGTCCTGACCGGCGACGCCCGGGAAACCCTGGCCGGCCTGCCCGGCCCGGTCGACCTCGTCCTGCTCGACGGCTGGAAGGAGCTGTACCTGCCCGTATTCGAACTGCTCCAGCCCAAGCTGCGGCCCGGCGCGGTCGTCGTCGCCGACAACCTGCCGCTGCTGCCGCCCGAGTTCCTGGCCCGGGTCCGCGACCGGGCAGGCGGATACCTCTCCGTCACCCTCCCGCTGGGCGACGGCATCGAGATCAGCACCTGGGCAGGGGGCCAGTCATGACCGGCGCACCACGTCAGATCGCCATCGTCGGCGCCGGACCGCGCGGGCTGTCGGTGCTGGAACGGCTCTGCGCCAACGCCGGCCACCTCGGCGCCGGCCCGGTCACCGTCCACGTGGTCGACCCGCACGCCCCCGGCGCCGGCGCGGTGTGGCGCACCGACCAGTCCGGCCACCTGCTGATGAACACCGTCGCCTCGCAGGTGACCGTCTTCAGCGACGACTCGGTGGAGATGGCCGGGCCGGTGCGCCCCGGGCCCAGCCTCTACGAGTGGGCGCGCTTCCTGACCCTGATGGGCCCCTTCGACGACCACGAGCCACGGGTGCTCGCCGAGGCCCGCGACCTCGGCCCGGACGACTACCCCACCCGCGCCTTCTACGGCCGCTATCTGACCTGGGCCTTCCAGCGGGTGGTGAGCACCGCCCCGGCCGGGGTCACCGTCGAGGTGCACCGCTCGGCCGCGGTCGCCCTCGACGACACCGCCCCGAACGGCCCCGACGCACCGCAGACCCTGCGGCTCGCCGACGGCACCGAACTCACCGTGGACGCCGTCGTCCTCGCCCAGGGCCACACCGCCGCCCGGCGCACCCCGCGGGCCGCCCGGCTCGCCGCCTTCGCCGAGGAACACGGCCTGGCCTACCTGCCGCCGGCCAACCCCGCCGACCTCGACCTGTCCTTCGTCGCCCCCGGCGAGAAGGTGCTGCTGCGCGGCCTCGGGCTCAACTTCTTCGACCACATGGCGCTGTTCACCCAAGGCCGCGGCGGCGTCTTCGAACGCGTCGGCACCACCACCGTCTACCACCCCTCCGGCCGCGAACCACGGCTGTACGCCGGATCCCGGCGCGGC belongs to Streptantibioticus cattleyicolor NRRL 8057 = DSM 46488 and includes:
- a CDS encoding O-methyltransferase; the protein is MTTTTPPRGLDHPAVGAVLARLYAAADRDDQAVMARAHARAAELPGPPTVAQTTELCADASLPVHPNIGRLLYLLVRAIRPARVVEFGTSFATSTIQLAAALRDNGTGTVTGTELDPGKAEWARANLAEAGLAEYATVLTGDARETLAGLPGPVDLVLLDGWKELYLPVFELLQPKLRPGAVVVADNLPLLPPEFLARVRDRAGGYLSVTLPLGDGIEISTWAGGQS